The uncultured Hyphomonas sp. genome includes a window with the following:
- a CDS encoding DNA translocase FtsK 4TM domain-containing protein, which produces MAQIGHSTDNTEPSPFMTDYAYDDDATHFSVSDPVWRILTGAAAFAIGVFICGSVGSYVATDPSWNAATDADVQNLFGRSGAVFADLARQTLGWSAWTAGLALMIGGAMRTVLIGAPRMHRWVKGFLFVPFSAAFFAAWPVPQSWPLSAGLGGVVGDGMFHFAAMPFRALMLPSPEGWAAFFLGVLALWAGLSALGFRRGDARLLKHAAATSGARAARKASGAGGLLLAIARTLAPKRKAVLEDEDMIDAREERARVVMSDDDETPGFLSKRGKKVIEIEDDEDFDDEEEYLDDAEDDYDDYDDEAEADADDYDDEDEEQERKPLFTLPKSKPKQQASAPRVSKPMERRRKAGRLPTIDLLEQTAERADSIDEDALLAKAAKLSDVLKEFGVRGRVKEVRPGPVITLFEMEPAPGVKSSRVISLADDIARSMSAKSARVAVVPGKNAIGIELPNEDRDTVYLRTLLQSDAYTGSRASLPMALGEDIGGVPTVVDLAKMPHLLIAGTTGSGKSVGVNAMILSLIYRHTPEQCRFIMIDPKMLELSIYEGIPHLLAPVVTDPKKAVNALQWTVREMEGRYELMSKAGVRNLAGFNEKAAKYRNAGEDLVRKVQTGFDDRGKPVYETEILPTEHIPNIVVVIDEMADLMLVAGKEVEGCVQRLAQMARAAGIHLITATQRPSVDVITGTIKANFPTRISYMVTTKIDSRTILNEQGAEQLLGMGDLLYQAPGQKSTRLHGPFVSDEDVGAVTDWLREQGEPDYVMDILEAPDDGSTGSAVMDAMLGTSTGDEEDDLFAQAIAIVVRDQRASTSYLQRRLKIGYNKAAGVIDRLEEEGVISAPNHAGKREVLANGRPSPE; this is translated from the coding sequence ATGGCTCAGATTGGCCATTCCACCGACAACACGGAGCCGTCCCCCTTCATGACCGACTATGCTTATGATGATGACGCAACCCATTTCAGCGTTAGCGATCCTGTCTGGCGTATCCTGACGGGGGCTGCCGCCTTCGCGATCGGCGTATTCATCTGCGGCAGTGTCGGCTCCTATGTTGCGACGGATCCGTCGTGGAATGCGGCGACGGATGCAGATGTGCAGAACCTGTTCGGCCGCTCCGGTGCCGTGTTCGCAGACCTCGCCCGCCAGACGCTCGGCTGGTCAGCCTGGACAGCGGGACTGGCGCTGATGATCGGCGGCGCGATGCGCACGGTCCTGATCGGTGCGCCGCGCATGCACCGCTGGGTGAAAGGCTTTCTGTTCGTGCCGTTTTCGGCTGCGTTCTTTGCTGCCTGGCCGGTGCCGCAGTCCTGGCCTCTGAGCGCCGGGCTTGGCGGTGTGGTCGGCGATGGCATGTTCCACTTCGCGGCCATGCCGTTCCGCGCGCTGATGTTGCCGTCTCCGGAAGGCTGGGCCGCGTTCTTCCTCGGGGTCCTGGCGCTCTGGGCCGGCCTGTCGGCGCTTGGCTTCCGCCGCGGCGATGCCCGTCTCCTGAAGCACGCCGCCGCAACCTCCGGTGCGCGCGCGGCCCGCAAGGCCAGCGGCGCGGGCGGCTTGCTTCTGGCCATTGCCCGGACCCTCGCGCCGAAGCGCAAGGCTGTGCTCGAAGACGAAGACATGATTGATGCGCGTGAAGAGCGCGCCCGCGTCGTGATGTCCGATGATGACGAAACCCCCGGTTTCCTGAGCAAGCGCGGCAAGAAAGTCATCGAGATCGAAGACGACGAGGACTTCGATGACGAAGAGGAATATCTCGACGACGCCGAAGACGATTACGACGATTATGACGACGAGGCCGAAGCCGACGCAGACGACTATGATGACGAGGATGAAGAACAGGAACGCAAGCCGCTCTTCACCCTGCCGAAGTCGAAACCGAAACAGCAGGCATCCGCGCCGCGCGTTTCCAAGCCGATGGAACGCCGCCGCAAGGCCGGCCGCCTGCCGACCATCGACCTCCTGGAGCAGACCGCCGAACGCGCCGACTCGATCGACGAAGATGCGCTGCTCGCCAAGGCTGCCAAACTGTCAGACGTTCTCAAGGAATTCGGTGTCCGCGGCCGCGTGAAGGAAGTGCGCCCGGGTCCGGTCATTACCCTGTTCGAAATGGAACCGGCACCGGGGGTGAAATCCTCCCGCGTGATCTCTCTGGCCGATGACATTGCACGCTCCATGAGCGCCAAGTCTGCCCGTGTGGCCGTCGTGCCGGGCAAGAACGCCATCGGTATCGAACTGCCGAATGAAGATCGCGATACGGTTTACCTGCGCACGCTGCTGCAGTCGGATGCCTATACCGGCTCGCGCGCCAGCCTGCCGATGGCGCTCGGCGAAGACATTGGTGGCGTGCCGACTGTGGTCGACCTCGCCAAGATGCCTCACCTTCTGATCGCGGGTACGACGGGCTCGGGTAAGTCGGTCGGTGTGAACGCGATGATCCTGTCACTGATCTATCGCCACACGCCGGAACAGTGCCGCTTCATCATGATCGACCCGAAAATGCTGGAACTCTCGATTTATGAGGGCATCCCGCACCTTCTGGCGCCGGTTGTGACCGATCCGAAGAAGGCTGTGAACGCGCTGCAGTGGACGGTGCGTGAAATGGAAGGTCGGTACGAGCTGATGTCCAAGGCGGGTGTGCGGAACCTGGCAGGCTTCAACGAAAAGGCCGCGAAATACCGCAATGCCGGGGAAGATCTTGTCCGCAAGGTTCAGACTGGCTTCGACGATCGCGGCAAGCCGGTCTACGAGACCGAGATCCTGCCAACTGAGCATATCCCGAACATTGTCGTCGTGATCGACGAGATGGCGGACCTGATGCTTGTCGCCGGCAAGGAAGTGGAAGGCTGCGTCCAGCGCCTCGCCCAGATGGCGCGTGCGGCCGGCATCCACCTGATCACCGCGACGCAACGTCCGTCCGTGGACGTCATCACCGGTACGATCAAGGCGAACTTCCCGACCCGTATCTCTTACATGGTGACCACAAAGATCGACTCCCGCACGATCCTCAACGAGCAGGGCGCCGAACAGCTGCTCGGCATGGGTGACTTGCTCTATCAGGCACCGGGTCAGAAATCGACGCGCCTGCATGGCCCGTTCGTTTCGGACGAAGATGTCGGCGCCGTGACCGACTGGCTGCGCGAGCAGGGCGAGCCGGACTATGTCATGGACATTCTGGAAGCGCCGGACGACGGCTCCACCGGGTCTGCTGTCATGGATGCGATGCTCGGCACATCGACGGGCGATGAAGAAGACGATCTCTTCGCCCAGGCGATAGCCATTGTCGTGCGCGACCAGCGCGCCTCGACCTCCTATCTCCAGCGCCGCCTGAAGATCGGCTACAACAAGGCGGCGGGCGTCATCGACCGCTTGGAGGAAGAGGGGGTCATCTCCGCACCGAACCATGCCGGCAAACGCGAAGTCCTGGCGAACGGACGTCCGTCTCCGGAATGA
- a CDS encoding aldo/keto reductase: protein MQHRRLGRSAIYVSDICMGTMTFGSQADEAESLRILDASFDAGINFYDTAENYPVPPDTKWAGRTEEIVGKWLKTKDRDSIILATKVCGPSHGWIKGSMRAGMTALDRHNITKAIEDSLTRLGTDYVDLYQTHWPDHGTAYDETMETLDDLVRAGKVRIVGCSNEDAWGLMKSLEASSRLGTVRYETIQNNFSLNNRRFEDALSKVCRKEDVSLIPYSPIGGGVLSGKYQDGARPEGARFSRYLEIGGRQATMAQRFVNEKSLASTAKFIEIAKEAGINVVTLATAWSKQHKFVASTIVGVSKFEQLDDIFAAADLTLSDDVMKACDAVTKDILYPMG from the coding sequence ATGCAACACCGCCGCCTTGGCCGAAGCGCCATCTACGTATCCGACATCTGCATGGGCACGATGACCTTCGGCTCGCAAGCCGACGAGGCCGAATCCCTGCGCATCCTCGATGCCAGCTTCGATGCCGGGATCAATTTCTATGACACGGCCGAGAACTATCCCGTCCCGCCGGACACAAAATGGGCCGGGCGCACGGAAGAAATCGTCGGCAAATGGCTGAAGACCAAGGACCGGGACTCCATTATCCTCGCCACCAAGGTCTGCGGCCCGTCGCATGGCTGGATCAAGGGCAGCATGCGAGCCGGCATGACCGCGCTCGACCGCCACAATATCACCAAGGCCATCGAAGACAGCCTGACCCGTCTCGGTACCGACTATGTCGACCTCTATCAGACCCACTGGCCGGACCATGGCACGGCCTATGACGAGACGATGGAAACGCTGGACGACCTCGTCCGCGCCGGCAAAGTGCGCATTGTCGGCTGTTCCAATGAAGACGCCTGGGGCCTGATGAAAAGCCTCGAAGCGTCCAGCCGCCTTGGCACTGTCCGCTATGAGACGATCCAGAACAATTTCAGCCTGAACAATCGCCGCTTCGAGGATGCGCTCTCGAAAGTCTGCCGCAAGGAAGACGTCAGCCTGATCCCCTATTCCCCGATTGGCGGCGGGGTCCTGTCCGGCAAGTACCAGGACGGAGCACGGCCGGAAGGCGCGCGCTTCTCCCGCTATCTGGAAATCGGCGGGCGCCAAGCCACGATGGCACAGCGGTTCGTGAACGAAAAATCGCTGGCCTCCACGGCGAAGTTCATCGAGATCGCCAAGGAGGCTGGCATCAATGTGGTCACGCTCGCGACCGCCTGGTCCAAGCAGCACAAATTCGTGGCCTCGACGATTGTCGGCGTGTCGAAATTCGAACAGCTGGACGACATCTTCGCGGCCGCAGACCTGACCCTGTCGGATGATGTCATGAAGGCATGCGACGCGGTGACGAAAGACATCCTTTACCCGATGGGCTGA
- a CDS encoding prolyl-tRNA synthetase associated domain-containing protein codes for MTATPEDLFAYLDTLGIAHTTHWHEAVFTVDQGKELKAAMPGGHTKNLFLKDKDGAIILIAAEAHSQLKLNKLHRLIGTKRLSFGPPELMEELLGVTPGSVTAFALMNDKAGRVRFLVDAALMAHDPVNFHPLTNTGTTAVSREDFEAFVRATGHGFEVIDFTQLLTEAE; via the coding sequence ATGACGGCAACCCCCGAAGACCTGTTCGCTTATCTCGACACGCTGGGCATCGCGCACACGACGCACTGGCATGAGGCCGTGTTCACCGTGGATCAGGGCAAGGAGCTGAAGGCCGCCATGCCGGGCGGCCACACCAAGAACCTGTTCCTGAAGGACAAGGATGGCGCCATCATCCTGATTGCCGCCGAAGCCCACTCACAGCTGAAGCTGAACAAGCTTCACCGGCTGATCGGCACGAAACGCCTGTCCTTCGGACCGCCGGAACTGATGGAGGAACTGCTCGGGGTGACGCCCGGCTCGGTCACCGCCTTTGCCCTGATGAATGACAAGGCCGGCCGCGTGCGCTTTCTCGTCGATGCGGCGCTGATGGCACACGACCCGGTGAACTTCCACCCGCTGACCAATACCGGCACCACGGCCGTTTCCCGCGAGGATTTCGAGGCGTTCGTCCGCGCCACCGGCCACGGCTTCGAAGTGATCGACTTCACCCAGCTGCTGACCGAAGCGGAGTAA
- a CDS encoding DUF6065 family protein, with translation MFLDCYKIYDVAPDLVPARSNRDWMDAFTDRHPYRCLPLTMANSTGWELLAPMDIKIEWNGGPRNEDIRLLTRGDPRAIESFAGAHFARGIVTFHTGHLFRTPPGWGVWVTGPPNWPKDGIYPLTGLVETDWLPFPFTMNWQMTRKGSVVFEKGEPFAFITLMEHKKLEEIQPERKLLRSNEELVKEYNAWTESRADFNKRLGEGEEGAMKERWQRHYMRGEKPTGDKADSHQTKRRLKPPKEIS, from the coding sequence ATGTTTCTTGATTGCTACAAAATCTACGATGTCGCGCCGGATCTGGTGCCCGCCCGGTCAAATCGTGACTGGATGGATGCCTTTACCGACCGCCATCCCTATCGCTGCCTGCCGCTGACCATGGCAAACTCCACGGGCTGGGAATTGCTCGCCCCGATGGACATCAAGATCGAGTGGAATGGCGGCCCGCGCAATGAGGACATCCGCCTCCTGACCCGCGGCGACCCGCGCGCCATTGAAAGTTTCGCGGGGGCGCATTTCGCCCGCGGGATCGTTACGTTCCACACCGGCCACCTGTTCCGCACGCCGCCCGGCTGGGGCGTCTGGGTGACCGGCCCGCCAAACTGGCCGAAGGATGGCATCTATCCGCTGACGGGCCTTGTTGAGACCGACTGGTTGCCTTTTCCCTTCACCATGAACTGGCAAATGACCCGCAAGGGCAGCGTGGTCTTCGAAAAGGGCGAGCCCTTCGCCTTCATCACGCTGATGGAACACAAGAAGCTGGAAGAGATCCAGCCGGAGCGCAAACTCCTGCGCTCCAATGAGGAACTGGTGAAGGAATACAATGCCTGGACCGAGAGCCGGGCCGACTTCAACAAACGCCTCGGCGAGGGCGAAGAAGGCGCCATGAAGGAACGCTGGCAGCGTCACTATATGCGCGGTGAAAAGCCGACAGGCGACAAGGCCGACAGCCACCAGACCAAGCGCCGTCTGAAGCCGCCGAAAGAGATTTCGTGA
- a CDS encoding GNAT family N-acetyltransferase: protein MTTIRAYEPADLPALHAINEQGVPGVSRETTEDLGLILTLGECFLACADDGLPIGFINLVPLGTEAYKSPNLRWFEARGGNLIYVDRIAIDPSHQGKRLGEALYGAAFARCGARYGRIGCEVNRLPPNPGSLRFHKRLGFEEVGSQAFVPGEKEVIYLERAL from the coding sequence GTGACCACAATCCGGGCCTATGAGCCCGCAGACCTGCCGGCCCTGCACGCGATCAACGAGCAGGGGGTGCCGGGCGTCAGCCGTGAAACGACGGAAGACCTCGGCTTGATCCTGACGCTCGGAGAATGTTTCCTGGCCTGTGCTGACGATGGCCTGCCGATCGGGTTCATCAATCTCGTCCCGCTGGGAACGGAAGCCTACAAGAGCCCGAACCTTCGCTGGTTTGAGGCGCGCGGCGGCAATCTCATCTATGTCGACCGGATCGCGATTGATCCTTCCCATCAAGGCAAACGCCTGGGGGAGGCGCTCTATGGCGCGGCCTTCGCCCGATGTGGCGCCCGCTATGGGCGCATAGGCTGTGAGGTGAACCGCCTGCCGCCCAATCCGGGCTCGCTGCGCTTCCACAAACGGCTGGGCTTCGAGGAAGTCGGCAGTCAGGCTTTCGTGCCGGGCGAAAAGGAAGTGATCTATCTGGAGCGCGCGCTTTAG
- the hisE gene encoding phosphoribosyl-ATP diphosphatase, producing the protein MSTLGSADRLAEALAHLGMTIDARAETGDASSSWTAKLLSKGVGACADKAEEEAGEFIQALREESDERVASEAADMLYHALVALRVRGVSLDDVAMALEKRQGTSGIAEKASRKS; encoded by the coding sequence ATGTCTACTCTCGGATCTGCCGACCGCCTCGCCGAAGCCCTCGCCCATCTGGGCATGACCATCGATGCGCGCGCCGAAACCGGCGATGCAAGTTCGTCATGGACGGCGAAGCTGCTGTCGAAAGGCGTTGGCGCCTGCGCCGACAAAGCCGAGGAAGAAGCGGGCGAATTCATCCAGGCCCTGCGCGAAGAGAGCGACGAGCGCGTCGCCAGCGAAGCCGCCGACATGCTGTATCACGCCCTCGTCGCCCTCCGCGTCCGCGGCGTCAGCCTCGACGATGTGGCGATGGCACTGGAGAAACGGCAAGGCACGAGCGGGATTGCGGAAAAGGCAAGCCGGAAGAGCTGA
- a CDS encoding crotonase/enoyl-CoA hydratase family protein codes for MSDRVTITHLEDGIADVRMVRTDKMNALDNAQFQALADTIEELHGTKGLRCVVLSGEGRAFCAGLDLTAMAANAAKGDGEKKGGATGDLATRAFGDANLAQYVAWGWRKLEVPVIAAAHGVAFGGGFQILSGADVRFIHPDTRCAIMEMKWGLVPDMAGFPLWRGNARDDVIRELTYTNREFNGREAHAMGFATHVSDTPHEDALALAKIIANKHPAAMRGSKRLCNAMADLSDADLLMLESTEQLKVIRTPNQMEAVMAEMQKRKPVFAE; via the coding sequence ATGAGCGACCGGGTGACGATCACGCATCTAGAAGACGGCATCGCAGATGTCCGCATGGTGCGCACCGACAAGATGAATGCGCTGGACAACGCCCAGTTCCAGGCGCTGGCCGATACGATCGAGGAGCTGCACGGCACCAAGGGCCTGCGCTGCGTCGTGCTGTCAGGGGAGGGACGGGCCTTCTGCGCGGGGCTGGACCTGACGGCTATGGCGGCCAATGCAGCCAAGGGCGACGGCGAGAAAAAAGGTGGGGCAACGGGTGACCTTGCCACACGGGCGTTCGGCGATGCGAACCTCGCCCAATACGTCGCCTGGGGCTGGCGCAAGCTGGAAGTGCCTGTGATTGCGGCAGCGCACGGCGTGGCGTTCGGCGGCGGGTTCCAGATCCTGTCGGGCGCAGATGTGCGATTTATCCACCCGGACACGCGCTGTGCGATCATGGAAATGAAGTGGGGCCTGGTGCCCGACATGGCGGGCTTTCCTCTCTGGCGCGGCAATGCACGCGACGATGTGATCCGCGAGCTGACCTATACGAACCGGGAGTTCAATGGCCGCGAGGCCCATGCCATGGGCTTTGCCACGCATGTCTCGGACACGCCGCACGAAGACGCGCTGGCGCTGGCGAAGATCATCGCCAACAAGCACCCGGCCGCGATGCGCGGCTCGAAACGTCTCTGCAACGCCATGGCTGACCTGTCCGACGCTGACCTGCTGATGCTGGAAAGCACCGAACAGCTCAAAGTCATCCGCACGCCGAACCAGATGGAGGCGGTGATGGCCGAGATGCAGAAACGGAAGCCGGTGTTTGCGGAATAG
- the hisF gene encoding imidazole glycerol phosphate synthase subunit HisF → MSLKTRIIPCLDVKDGRTVKGVNFVDLQDAGDPVALAKAYDAQGADELCFLDITASHEGRGTLLDIVSATAEQCFMPLTVGGGVRSADDLVALLRAGADKVAINSAAVADPDVVARCAAKAGRQAVVVAIDARKVEDHWEIFTHGGRTATGIDAVAFAKLAESKGAGEILLTSMDKDGTKSGYDIPLLQAVTSVVNIPVVASGGAGSVDDMPAAVLEGGATAVLAASIFHFGEATVADARRALGEAGAPVRPL, encoded by the coding sequence ATGAGCCTCAAAACCCGCATCATCCCCTGCCTCGACGTGAAAGACGGCCGCACCGTCAAAGGCGTCAACTTCGTGGACTTGCAAGACGCGGGCGACCCCGTGGCGCTGGCGAAAGCCTATGACGCGCAAGGCGCAGACGAGCTCTGTTTCCTCGACATCACGGCCAGCCATGAGGGCCGCGGCACGCTGCTCGACATCGTCTCCGCCACGGCGGAACAGTGTTTCATGCCGCTGACCGTGGGCGGCGGAGTGCGCAGCGCGGACGATCTGGTCGCGCTACTGCGGGCCGGGGCCGACAAGGTGGCGATCAATTCCGCCGCTGTCGCAGACCCGGACGTCGTCGCCCGCTGCGCCGCAAAGGCCGGGCGCCAGGCGGTGGTCGTCGCCATCGATGCGCGCAAGGTGGAGGATCATTGGGAAATCTTCACCCATGGCGGCCGCACGGCCACCGGAATCGATGCGGTGGCGTTTGCAAAACTCGCCGAAAGCAAGGGCGCCGGCGAAATCCTGCTGACCAGCATGGACAAGGACGGTACCAAGTCCGGCTATGACATCCCGCTGCTGCAAGCGGTCACATCTGTTGTAAACATTCCGGTTGTGGCCAGCGGCGGCGCCGGCAGCGTGGACGACATGCCGGCGGCTGTGCTGGAGGGCGGGGCGACGGCTGTGCTCGCCGCCTCGATCTTCCATTTCGGTGAAGCGACCGTGGCCGACGCCCGGCGCGCCCTGGGCGAAGCAGGCGCACCAGTGCGGCCGCTTTAG
- a CDS encoding GGDEF domain-containing protein, producing MAVLLTFIPVWIWLQIDPVITTRDIYISCIVLPLLISPSCSIGIQRAHLKVRHLADRNEYLANHDELTGLPNRRAFFARAGALMGLPRPSTQVFACAIADIDDFKSINDTAGHETGDLVLKAMSTILTEIAPEDVTVARLGGEEFAMAGLFASEAAARIWFEALVREVACRRPDGRKVTISLGWCIAEARENMSAQLSRADHALYQAKHGGKNRAVRAAPGGPRMIAVA from the coding sequence ATGGCGGTCTTGCTGACCTTCATCCCGGTCTGGATCTGGCTTCAGATCGATCCGGTGATCACCACGCGCGACATCTACATCTCCTGCATCGTCCTGCCGCTCCTCATCTCTCCGTCCTGCAGCATCGGCATTCAGCGCGCGCACCTGAAAGTGCGCCACCTGGCCGATCGCAACGAATACCTCGCCAATCATGACGAGCTGACCGGCCTGCCGAACCGCCGGGCCTTCTTTGCCCGGGCAGGGGCGCTGATGGGCCTGCCGCGGCCCAGCACGCAGGTCTTCGCCTGCGCGATTGCCGACATTGACGATTTCAAGAGCATCAACGACACGGCCGGCCACGAAACCGGAGACCTTGTTCTGAAGGCGATGTCCACGATCCTGACCGAGATCGCCCCGGAGGATGTGACCGTTGCGCGGCTCGGCGGGGAGGAATTCGCCATGGCGGGCCTCTTCGCCAGCGAAGCGGCCGCCCGCATCTGGTTCGAGGCGCTGGTGCGCGAAGTCGCGTGCCGCCGCCCGGATGGCCGCAAGGTGACGATCAGCCTCGGCTGGTGCATCGCCGAGGCACGTGAGAACATGTCTGCACAGCTGAGCCGGGCAGACCATGCCCTCTACCAGGCCAAGCATGGCGGCAAAAATCGCGCCGTGCGGGCAGCGCCTGGCGGCCCGCGCATGATCGCGGTGGCCTGA
- a CDS encoding M24 family metallopeptidase: MKPQETDEAARWARMVEAEERAFALLDAIEAAGIMKPGRTEGEVDRDIETIAADQFGIARNWHQRLVRAGPNTTCIFSDRPDEVTIGPEDTVYVDMGPVFEQAEADVGRTYAMGQDPARHALVAALPEVFEEMRAFALSSRQVTGAEVYDFACRAAEARGYHFGGKIAGHTVGEFPHATWPLEPAHQRLWPDNPEPLSNPDHLGRPRYWILEAHLVEPGRKWGGFYERLLRA, from the coding sequence ATGAAACCTCAGGAAACAGACGAAGCCGCCCGCTGGGCAAGAATGGTCGAGGCGGAGGAACGCGCCTTCGCGCTGCTGGACGCGATTGAGGCGGCGGGCATCATGAAACCGGGCCGCACCGAAGGGGAGGTGGACCGCGACATCGAAACCATCGCGGCAGACCAGTTCGGCATCGCGCGCAACTGGCACCAGCGCCTCGTGCGCGCCGGGCCGAACACGACCTGCATCTTCTCTGACCGGCCAGACGAAGTGACCATCGGGCCGGAGGATACGGTCTATGTCGACATGGGCCCCGTCTTCGAACAGGCCGAGGCCGATGTCGGCCGCACCTATGCCATGGGACAGGATCCGGCCCGCCATGCGCTGGTCGCCGCGCTGCCCGAAGTGTTCGAGGAAATGCGCGCCTTTGCTCTGTCATCGCGGCAAGTGACGGGGGCGGAGGTTTATGACTTTGCCTGCCGCGCGGCCGAAGCGCGGGGCTATCATTTCGGCGGCAAGATCGCCGGCCACACCGTGGGAGAATTTCCGCACGCCACCTGGCCACTGGAGCCGGCCCACCAGCGCCTCTGGCCGGACAATCCGGAGCCGCTCAGCAATCCGGACCACCTCGGCCGCCCCCGTTACTGGATTTTAGAGGCCCACCTCGTGGAACCGGGCCGGAAGTGGGGCGGGTTTTATGAGCGGTTGTTGCGGGCGTAG
- a CDS encoding GIY-YIG nuclease family protein — translation MANEDRITAVYMMASRKNGTVYTGVTSNLVQRVWQHREGVVPGFTQKHGCKTLVWYEVHEWIEAAIQREKSLKSYRRRNKINLIEAKNPHWKDLWFEITG, via the coding sequence GTGGCGAATGAAGACCGGATCACCGCCGTCTACATGATGGCGAGCCGGAAGAACGGCACGGTCTACACCGGCGTCACGTCAAACCTCGTCCAGCGCGTCTGGCAGCACAGGGAGGGTGTGGTGCCGGGCTTCACGCAGAAACACGGCTGCAAGACGCTTGTCTGGTACGAGGTGCACGAATGGATTGAGGCCGCGATCCAGCGCGAGAAATCGCTGAAATCCTACCGGCGGCGGAATAAGATCAATCTGATCGAAGCGAAGAACCCGCACTGGAAAGACCTCTGGTTCGAGATCACCGGTTGA
- the hisA gene encoding 1-(5-phosphoribosyl)-5-[(5-phosphoribosylamino)methylideneamino]imidazole-4-carboxamide isomerase: MTFTLYPAIDLKDGQCVRLLRGEMDQATVFSDSPAAQAKAFREAGFTHLHVVDLNGAFEGKAVNRAAVEAILKATDAPVQLGGGIRTRAQIDAWLEAGISRVILGTVALRDPELVKAAARALPGKIVVGIDAKNGMVAVEGWAETSDMKATELAKAFEGCGVAAIVATDIGRDGLKTGVNVPFTAELANTVSIPVIASGGVASVDDIRALMAADAPIAGSILGRALYDGDIVAAEAIAVAD, encoded by the coding sequence ATGACCTTTACCCTCTACCCCGCCATCGACCTGAAAGACGGCCAGTGCGTGCGCCTGCTGCGCGGCGAGATGGACCAGGCGACCGTCTTCTCCGACAGCCCGGCGGCGCAGGCCAAAGCCTTCCGCGAGGCGGGCTTCACCCATCTTCATGTCGTGGACCTGAACGGCGCCTTCGAGGGCAAGGCCGTGAACCGCGCGGCGGTCGAGGCGATCCTGAAAGCCACCGATGCGCCGGTGCAGCTCGGCGGCGGCATCCGCACGCGGGCGCAGATCGACGCCTGGCTGGAGGCCGGCATTTCCCGCGTCATCCTCGGCACGGTTGCTCTGAGAGATCCGGAGCTGGTGAAAGCGGCCGCCCGCGCCCTGCCCGGCAAGATTGTCGTCGGTATCGATGCGAAGAACGGCATGGTGGCCGTCGAAGGCTGGGCCGAGACCAGCGACATGAAGGCGACCGAACTCGCCAAGGCTTTTGAAGGCTGCGGCGTCGCCGCCATCGTCGCCACAGACATCGGCCGCGACGGCCTCAAAACCGGCGTCAATGTTCCGTTCACGGCAGAACTCGCAAATACCGTCTCCATCCCCGTCATCGCCTCGGGTGGCGTCGCCAGCGTGGACGACATCCGTGCCCTGATGGCCGCCGACGCGCCGATTGCCGGATCTATCCTCGGGCGGGCGCTTTATGATGGGGATATTGTGGCGGCTGAGGCGATTGCGGTGGCTGACTAA
- the hisH gene encoding imidazole glycerol phosphate synthase subunit HisH, whose protein sequence is MTQVALIDYGSGNLHSAERALREAAALAGTSHEIVVTDSPETILEATRIVLPGVGHFADCAAGLRAREGVVDALNEAVLKEGKPFFGICVGMQLMATAGLEDGYTAGLGWIKGTVDIIEPGEGFRIPHMGWNGLTFTRLTPHPVLADLGEDPHVYFTHSYAMKPDNPADVVATADYGVPIVAAVARRNMFGTQFHPEKSQATGLKILSNFLQWAP, encoded by the coding sequence ATGACACAGGTCGCGCTGATCGATTACGGCTCCGGCAACCTCCACTCGGCCGAGCGGGCCCTGCGGGAGGCAGCGGCGCTGGCGGGGACGAGCCACGAGATTGTCGTGACCGACTCCCCCGAAACCATCCTCGAAGCCACAAGAATCGTCCTGCCGGGCGTTGGCCATTTTGCCGACTGCGCCGCCGGCCTGCGCGCCCGTGAAGGCGTGGTGGACGCGCTGAACGAGGCAGTGCTCAAGGAGGGCAAGCCCTTCTTCGGCATCTGCGTCGGCATGCAGCTGATGGCGACCGCCGGGCTGGAGGATGGCTACACGGCCGGCCTCGGCTGGATCAAGGGCACGGTGGACATCATCGAGCCGGGCGAAGGCTTCCGCATTCCGCACATGGGCTGGAACGGCCTCACCTTCACGCGCCTGACGCCCCACCCCGTGCTGGCAGATCTGGGCGAGGATCCGCACGTCTATTTCACCCATTCCTATGCGATGAAGCCGGACAACCCGGCCGACGTGGTCGCAACGGCGGACTATGGCGTGCCCATCGTCGCGGCCGTCGCCCGGCGCAACATGTTCGGCACGCAGTTCCATCCGGAGAAGAGCCAGGCCACCGGGCTCAAAATCCTATCCAATTTCCTGCAATGGGCGCCCTGA